One genomic region from Shewanella aestuarii encodes:
- a CDS encoding methyltransferase, with protein sequence MMPQLDYSIQFNALTELLKLTQPLWQVVAFDCHDLPWQEDFPRLAERVWQIDDANLDAIDSDQTLLVGHLLSALQADLTGLGQSSQLPLLHWLTSGSDKAIFTKSNLNLSIATSELSHFSAHIKGRKWQQIVAFTEQVFSQPTIYPVLEWCAGKGHLGRLIAKTQQCQVTSLEWQQALCDDGQAFAQQWQLEQQFICADAFAAIDVTDSASPIKTKQHAVALHACGDLHVRLLDLAAKANTQAISISPCCYHLIHAKYYQPLSRLAQQAQLSLSRHDLQLPLQQSVIASKKQNALRIQEVAWRLGFDSLQRDIRKIDQYLPVPTLKQSQLSGSFSDFCHWAAKQKGLVIANHIDIESYLVIGKQRQRLTQRIDLVRHVFRSVLEQWLVLDRVCFLTEQNYHVTLSKFCPSSITPRNILIDAKKTI encoded by the coding sequence ATGATGCCGCAGCTTGATTACTCAATCCAATTTAATGCACTAACTGAACTGCTCAAATTAACCCAACCTTTGTGGCAAGTGGTCGCATTTGATTGTCATGATTTACCTTGGCAGGAGGATTTCCCACGTCTAGCAGAGCGAGTTTGGCAAATAGATGATGCCAATCTTGATGCCATCGACAGTGATCAAACCTTATTGGTTGGTCATTTACTGAGTGCATTACAGGCCGATCTAACGGGGTTGGGACAAAGCTCGCAGTTGCCTTTACTTCATTGGTTAACGTCCGGTTCAGATAAAGCAATCTTTACCAAGTCAAACTTGAATCTATCTATCGCGACAAGTGAATTAAGTCATTTTAGTGCTCATATTAAAGGCCGCAAATGGCAACAGATTGTTGCTTTTACCGAGCAAGTATTTAGTCAGCCAACCATATACCCTGTATTAGAGTGGTGTGCCGGCAAAGGTCATCTTGGTCGCTTAATTGCTAAAACTCAACAATGCCAAGTGACCAGTTTAGAATGGCAGCAAGCTTTGTGTGATGATGGGCAAGCGTTTGCTCAGCAATGGCAACTTGAGCAGCAGTTTATTTGTGCCGATGCTTTTGCGGCGATTGATGTAACGGATAGCGCTAGCCCAATTAAAACCAAGCAGCATGCCGTTGCCCTGCATGCCTGCGGTGACTTACATGTGCGATTACTTGATTTAGCCGCTAAGGCCAATACTCAGGCGATCTCTATTTCACCCTGTTGTTACCACCTCATTCACGCCAAGTATTATCAGCCGCTATCAAGGCTAGCTCAGCAAGCGCAGCTCAGCTTGTCGCGTCATGATTTACAATTACCATTGCAGCAAAGTGTTATTGCAAGTAAAAAGCAAAATGCACTTCGTATTCAGGAGGTTGCTTGGCGTTTAGGTTTTGATAGTTTGCAGCGTGATATTCGCAAAATTGATCAATATTTACCTGTGCCTACCTTAAAGCAAAGTCAGCTATCTGGGTCGTTTAGCGATTTTTGTCATTGGGCGGCAAAGCAAAAAGGTTTAGTAATAGCCAATCATATTGATATTGAAAGCTACTTAGTTATTGGCAAGCAAAGACAGCGCCTCACTCAACGAATTGACCTCGTTCGGCATGTATTTCGTAGTGTGCTTGAGCAATGGCTGGTGCTTGATCGAGTGTGCTTTTTGACTGAGCAAAATTACCATGTGACTTTGAGCAAATTTTGCCCAAGCAGTATTACCCCAAGAAATATACTGATTGATGCAAAGAAAACCATATAA
- a CDS encoding DUF1289 domain-containing protein: protein MQSPCVARCGLNEDDYCMGCYRHLDEIVIWSSATNEQKQCIVDKLAARKQQFVGDKNSQTLSRDKWLAAESKINSN, encoded by the coding sequence ATGCAATCGCCATGTGTCGCACGCTGCGGATTAAATGAGGATGATTACTGTATGGGATGTTACCGTCACCTTGATGAAATTGTCATCTGGTCAAGCGCAACCAATGAGCAAAAACAGTGTATTGTTGACAAACTCGCAGCCAGAAAACAACAATTTGTCGGCGATAAAAACAGCCAAACACTTTCACGGGATAAATGGTTAGCCGCGGAGTCAAAAATCAATAGCAACTAA
- a CDS encoding glycerate kinase: MKIVIAPDSFKESLTALQVAQAIEQGFKQVFPDAQYDKVPMADGGEGTVQAMVDATEGEIISVEVSDPLGSKVNAFYGILGSVANKPATAVIEMAAASGLHLVPRDQRNPLVTSSFGTGELIKHALDRGIKHIILGLGGSATNDAGTGMAQALGIKLLTASGESIKAGGAGLSELATIDTSHAHPAIKDCHFEVACDVDNPLCGPRGASAIFGPQKGATADMVEQLDIALSHFSHIVTQELKQDVSKSAGAGAAGGMGFGVMTFLQGQLRPGIELVIKTVGLEKYCQQADLVITGEGRIDGQTVFGKTPMGVLQVAQHYNVPTIGIAGSLGDNADAIVEQGMTAIFPIIPGVASLDEVLAHATTNLINTSVNVARLIKLKL, translated from the coding sequence ATGAAGATTGTTATCGCACCTGATTCATTTAAAGAAAGCTTAACGGCACTGCAAGTTGCACAAGCAATAGAACAAGGCTTTAAGCAAGTGTTTCCAGATGCGCAATATGACAAAGTACCAATGGCTGATGGCGGTGAAGGTACAGTTCAAGCCATGGTTGATGCCACTGAAGGGGAAATTATTTCTGTAGAGGTCAGCGATCCTTTAGGCTCAAAGGTGAATGCTTTTTATGGCATTTTAGGCAGTGTCGCTAACAAACCCGCCACGGCGGTAATTGAAATGGCGGCCGCTTCTGGATTACACCTTGTACCTAGAGACCAACGTAATCCACTAGTAACTAGCAGTTTTGGCACAGGTGAACTGATCAAGCATGCGCTAGATCGTGGTATAAAGCATATCATTTTAGGCTTAGGCGGCAGCGCAACAAATGATGCTGGCACCGGAATGGCTCAGGCTTTGGGGATAAAATTGTTAACCGCTAGCGGGGAATCAATCAAAGCCGGCGGTGCGGGTTTAAGTGAACTTGCCACCATCGATACCAGTCATGCTCACCCCGCCATTAAAGATTGCCATTTTGAAGTCGCTTGCGATGTTGATAATCCACTATGCGGCCCACGCGGCGCATCAGCGATTTTTGGCCCACAAAAAGGTGCGACAGCCGATATGGTCGAACAGCTAGATATTGCCCTTTCACACTTTTCCCATATCGTCACCCAAGAGCTTAAGCAAGATGTATCCAAGTCAGCTGGTGCAGGCGCTGCGGGCGGCATGGGGTTTGGCGTCATGACATTTTTACAGGGGCAATTACGCCCAGGCATCGAATTAGTCATTAAAACTGTTGGGCTAGAAAAATATTGCCAGCAGGCCGATTTGGTGATCACAGGCGAAGGCAGAATTGATGGCCAAACCGTATTTGGAAAAACCCCTATGGGAGTGTTACAAGTTGCGCAACATTATAATGTGCCAACCATTGGTATCGCGGGTAGTTTAGGTGACAATGCTGATGCCATTGTAGAGCAAGGTATGACGGCCATATTTCCAATCATTCCAGGAGTGGCAAGTCTTGATGAAGTTTTAGCCCATGCCACGACAAACTTAATCAATACCTCCGTGAATGTAGCCAGACTTATTAAGCTCAAGCTGTGA
- a CDS encoding YajD family HNH nuclease: MAGESKLDKVLAEARDYKAKREKGYREQALKLYPWVCGRCTREFTHKNLSELTVHHRDHNHDNNPSDGSNWELLCLYCHDNEHSRFEELIRYGSTTEVKQDVATYNPFADLKAMMKK; this comes from the coding sequence ATGGCCGGTGAAAGTAAATTAGACAAGGTGTTGGCAGAAGCCAGAGATTACAAAGCCAAACGTGAGAAAGGCTATCGGGAGCAAGCGTTAAAGCTATACCCTTGGGTTTGTGGGCGTTGTACCCGCGAGTTTACCCATAAAAATTTAAGTGAGTTAACGGTACATCACCGTGATCATAATCATGATAATAATCCATCCGATGGCAGTAATTGGGAATTGTTATGCTTGTATTGTCACGATAACGAGCATTCACGTTTTGAAGAACTCATTCGTTATGGCAGCACCACTGAAGTGAAACAAGACGTGGCAACCTATAATCCGTTTGCGGATCTGAAAGCCATGATGAAAAAATAG
- a CDS encoding alpha/beta fold hydrolase encodes MTTHAEQLKALLPFQSHFLNRNGNQLHYINEGEGEPVVMVHGNPSWSYYYRNLVSALSSQHQCIVPDHIGCGISDKPNDPDYDYTLKNRIDDLEALLDSLGVIENITLVCHDWGGMIGTGFAARHPQRIKRLVYLNTAAFHLPDTKPFPWALWICRETLLGTLLVRGLNAFSSAASYVGVKRKPMDKAVREAYVAPFNSWKNRISTLRFVQDIPLKAGDRNYDLVTEIGDSLKQFANVPTLICFGLQDFVFDKHFLAEWRERMPHAQVHEFADCGHYILEDASDEVIGLIQQFIETNK; translated from the coding sequence ATGACAACACACGCTGAACAGTTAAAGGCGTTATTGCCGTTTCAAAGCCATTTTTTAAATCGTAATGGCAATCAATTGCACTATATCAATGAAGGCGAAGGTGAGCCGGTTGTGATGGTGCATGGTAATCCAAGCTGGAGTTACTACTACCGCAATTTAGTTTCGGCATTAAGTAGTCAGCATCAATGTATTGTGCCGGATCACATAGGTTGTGGTATCTCTGATAAACCGAACGATCCAGATTACGATTACACCCTAAAAAACCGAATTGATGACTTAGAAGCCTTATTAGATAGCCTTGGGGTAATCGAAAACATTACCCTAGTGTGTCATGATTGGGGGGGGATGATCGGCACAGGTTTTGCGGCCAGACACCCACAGCGCATTAAACGTTTAGTGTATTTAAATACAGCGGCGTTTCATTTGCCTGATACCAAGCCGTTTCCTTGGGCGCTATGGATTTGCCGTGAAACCTTATTAGGCACCTTGTTAGTGCGTGGTTTGAATGCGTTTTCTTCTGCTGCCTCTTATGTTGGCGTAAAGCGCAAGCCAATGGATAAAGCGGTACGAGAAGCGTATGTTGCTCCATTTAATTCGTGGAAAAACCGCATATCTACTTTGCGGTTTGTGCAAGATATTCCATTGAAGGCCGGTGATCGTAATTATGACTTAGTGACAGAGATTGGTGACAGTTTAAAGCAGTTTGCTAATGTTCCAACCCTGATTTGTTTTGGTTTACAAGACTTTGTATTTGATAAGCACTTTTTAGCCGAGTGGCGTGAGCGCATGCCACATGCACAAGTGCATGAGTTTGCCGATTGCGGTCACTATATTTTAGAAGATGCAAGTGATGAAGTGATTGGACTTATCCAACAGTTTATTGAAACAAATAAATAA
- a CDS encoding 3-oxoacyl-ACP synthase III: MKYSRVFINSLAYELAPQIVSSLDLESRLAPLYQKFRIPMGQLAALTGITERRWWPKGYRLSDGAIAAANKAVHETGINVQDLGAVVYTGVCRDQHEPATACRIAAQLGVSKDTAIYDISNACLGVLSGILDIANRIELGQIKAGMVVSCESARDIVEATIDHMLAEPTMQNFAQSLATLTGGSGAIAVILTDGSLPLKNTRQHQLLGASHLSAPEHHNLCEWGLQEAGHMLYREFMRTDAVALLKEGVELAKHTWDHFLEQRDWVVEQVDKVICHQVGASNRKQVLTALNIPQEKEYPTYQTLGNMGTVSLPVTAAIAHDEGFLRQGDQVSFLGIGSGLNCMMLGIKW, translated from the coding sequence ATGAAATACTCACGCGTGTTTATCAATAGTCTAGCTTATGAGTTAGCGCCTCAAATTGTCTCAAGCCTTGATCTCGAATCTCGTCTTGCGCCTTTGTATCAAAAATTCCGCATTCCAATGGGACAATTAGCGGCGTTAACAGGGATAACCGAACGTCGCTGGTGGCCTAAAGGCTATCGTTTGTCTGATGGTGCGATTGCTGCTGCAAACAAAGCGGTGCATGAAACAGGGATCAATGTTCAAGATCTTGGTGCTGTAGTGTATACCGGTGTTTGTCGTGATCAGCATGAACCCGCAACGGCTTGTCGTATCGCAGCGCAATTGGGTGTGTCAAAAGACACTGCAATTTATGATATTAGTAACGCCTGTTTAGGGGTGCTGTCAGGTATTTTAGATATTGCAAACCGAATTGAGCTTGGGCAAATTAAAGCCGGTATGGTGGTGTCTTGTGAATCTGCTCGTGACATTGTTGAAGCCACAATCGATCACATGCTTGCTGAGCCAACAATGCAAAACTTTGCCCAATCGCTTGCCACCTTAACAGGCGGTTCTGGCGCAATAGCTGTGATTTTAACTGATGGCTCGTTACCGCTTAAAAATACGCGTCAACACCAACTTCTTGGTGCCAGCCACTTGTCTGCGCCAGAGCATCACAACCTTTGTGAGTGGGGCTTACAAGAAGCGGGTCATATGCTTTACCGCGAGTTTATGCGCACCGATGCCGTTGCGTTGCTGAAAGAAGGTGTTGAGTTAGCCAAGCACACTTGGGATCACTTCCTGGAACAGCGTGATTGGGTGGTAGAGCAGGTTGATAAAGTGATATGTCATCAAGTTGGCGCATCTAATCGTAAGCAAGTGCTAACTGCGTTAAATATTCCCCAAGAAAAAGAATACCCAACCTATCAAACCTTAGGCAACATGGGAACGGTGTCGTTACCCGTAACAGCCGCTATTGCTCACGATGAAGGCTTTTTACGTCAAGGCGATCAAGTCAGCTTTTTGGGCATAGGTAGCGGGTTAAATTGCATGATGTTAGGGATTAAATGGTAA
- a CDS encoding BCCT family transporter — protein MSIKTSINPPVFYSSVILIILMVFLCAVWPAEASHFFKAVQNSLEAQAGWFYILGVAIFLIFIIFVMVSRFGDIKLGPDHAVPDYSYKSWIAMLFSAGMGIGLMFFGVAEPVMHYLAPPDATPETIQAATDAMKITFFHWGIHAWAIYAVVALSLAYFAYRHKLPLLPRSALYPLIGEKIYGPLGHIVDTFAVLGTMFGVATSLGFGVLQVNSGLSYLITDLPNNVTVQVILIAVITAIATLSVFSGLDKGVKRLSELNLGLALFLLVAVLLLGPTVALLQAFVQNTGGYLSDIVGKTFNLYAYQQKEDWIGGWTLLYWGWWISWSPFVGTFIARVSRGRTIREFLIGVLFVPSSITFLWMTVFGNSAIDEIRNQGATYLADAVSSDVSIALFKFFEHLPFANVLSIIAVCLVVTFFVTSSDSGSLVIDNLTSGGDSNAPVWQRIFWAVLQGVVASVLLIAGGLQALQTAAIASAMPFLIVMLLMCLGLFKALQDDWLKINSVQSHNTSVQYAKANMTWQDRLDVLVSQPSRDDAQYFIDNIAYPALTEVRNTLVAKGQVADIIFKDERVRLVVGPDDPLSFVYGLRLRAFMMSGTTEENTENEQEYYRVEVFLEHGGQQYDVMGYTQEQITADIVTQYERYLHYLHLSHAELI, from the coding sequence ATGTCGATTAAGACAAGTATCAACCCACCAGTGTTTTATTCCTCTGTTATCCTTATTATATTAATGGTTTTCTTGTGCGCCGTATGGCCTGCAGAAGCAAGTCACTTTTTTAAGGCAGTGCAAAACAGCTTAGAAGCTCAAGCTGGTTGGTTTTATATCCTTGGTGTAGCAATATTTCTAATTTTTATCATCTTTGTCATGGTTAGCCGCTTTGGCGATATTAAGCTTGGGCCAGATCATGCTGTGCCTGACTACAGCTATAAAAGCTGGATCGCGATGCTGTTTTCCGCTGGGATGGGTATAGGTTTAATGTTTTTTGGGGTAGCAGAGCCTGTGATGCATTATCTTGCCCCACCCGATGCGACGCCTGAAACTATCCAAGCAGCAACAGATGCTATGAAGATTACCTTCTTCCATTGGGGGATCCATGCATGGGCGATTTATGCGGTAGTGGCATTATCACTCGCTTATTTTGCTTATCGTCACAAGCTGCCATTGCTTCCTCGCTCTGCGCTTTACCCTTTAATTGGTGAGAAAATTTATGGTCCACTGGGGCATATTGTGGATACTTTTGCGGTGTTAGGTACCATGTTTGGTGTGGCCACCTCATTAGGGTTCGGCGTGCTGCAGGTTAACTCTGGCCTGAGTTACCTTATTACGGATTTGCCCAATAATGTTACCGTACAGGTAATATTAATTGCGGTAATTACTGCCATTGCCACCTTGTCAGTATTCTCTGGTTTAGATAAAGGAGTTAAACGCCTTAGTGAGTTAAACCTTGGCTTAGCCTTATTTTTGTTAGTGGCCGTTTTACTGCTTGGGCCAACCGTTGCTTTATTGCAAGCTTTTGTGCAAAACACCGGTGGTTATTTAAGTGATATTGTCGGTAAAACCTTTAATCTTTATGCCTACCAACAGAAAGAAGATTGGATTGGGGGCTGGACATTACTTTATTGGGGCTGGTGGATATCTTGGTCACCATTTGTGGGTACCTTTATTGCGCGTGTCAGCCGTGGCCGTACGATCCGTGAATTTTTAATCGGTGTGTTATTTGTGCCTTCAAGCATCACATTTTTGTGGATGACGGTATTTGGTAACTCTGCGATTGATGAAATAAGAAACCAAGGCGCGACTTATTTAGCTGATGCGGTTTCAAGCGATGTCTCTATTGCGTTATTCAAGTTCTTTGAACATCTGCCTTTTGCTAATGTGCTCTCTATTATTGCAGTGTGCTTAGTGGTGACTTTCTTTGTTACTTCGTCTGACTCTGGCTCATTAGTGATTGATAATTTGACCTCAGGAGGTGATAGCAATGCACCGGTTTGGCAACGTATTTTCTGGGCGGTATTGCAAGGGGTGGTTGCGTCAGTACTATTGATAGCAGGTGGCTTACAAGCCTTACAAACTGCAGCAATTGCGAGTGCAATGCCATTTTTAATTGTCATGTTATTAATGTGTTTAGGGTTATTTAAGGCACTGCAAGACGATTGGCTCAAAATTAATAGTGTCCAATCTCATAACACCAGTGTGCAGTATGCTAAAGCCAATATGACGTGGCAAGATAGGTTAGATGTGTTGGTGTCGCAGCCAAGCCGTGATGACGCGCAGTACTTTATTGATAATATTGCATATCCTGCGTTAACAGAGGTTCGTAATACCCTAGTCGCGAAAGGGCAGGTGGCCGATATAATCTTTAAAGATGAAAGGGTGCGGCTGGTAGTTGGCCCAGATGATCCACTTTCGTTTGTTTATGGACTGCGTTTAAGAGCCTTTATGATGTCGGGTACTACAGAAGAAAATACTGAAAACGAGCAGGAATATTATCGTGTTGAAGTATTTTTAGAACATGGCGGACAGCAATATGATGTGATGGGTTATACCCAAGAGCAGATCACCGCAGACATTGTTACTCAATATGAACGCTATTTACATTACTTACATCTATCCCATGCTGAGTTAATTTAA
- the oleD gene encoding 2-alkyl-3-oxoalkanoate reductase, giving the protein MNQLSKLPQQEQQALTALAAKVNKVFVTGAGGFLGFAICQRLIAAGIQVVGFARGEYPKLNEIGVDTIQGDIANLTQVIKAMQGCDLVFHVASKAGVWGSKQSYYSPNLNGANNIIQACKTLEINALVYTSTPSVTFAGEDENGINELAPYANKYLNYYGESKALAEQAMLAANSPALKTTALRPHLIWGPNDPHLVPRVIERAQAGRLKLVGKQDKLVDTIYVDNAAYAHILAGLDLVSVGKSAGKAYFLSNDEPITMANMLNKILACVDLPPVTKRVPAAVAYAVGATLETIYSALNITREPIMTRFVARQLSTSHYFDIAAAKQDLGYQPLVSIDEGMKRLRESLS; this is encoded by the coding sequence ATGAATCAACTATCAAAATTGCCACAACAAGAGCAGCAAGCGCTTACTGCCTTAGCTGCTAAAGTGAATAAAGTGTTTGTAACGGGGGCTGGTGGCTTTCTCGGGTTTGCGATTTGTCAGCGTTTAATTGCCGCAGGTATTCAAGTGGTGGGTTTTGCGAGGGGCGAATATCCTAAGCTTAACGAGATAGGTGTTGACACCATTCAAGGTGATATTGCCAATTTAACTCAGGTTATTAAAGCGATGCAGGGCTGTGACTTAGTGTTTCATGTTGCTTCAAAAGCTGGCGTATGGGGCAGTAAGCAAAGTTATTATTCGCCTAACCTTAATGGCGCCAATAATATTATTCAGGCTTGTAAAACCCTTGAGATCAATGCATTAGTGTATACCAGTACTCCTAGTGTCACCTTTGCTGGTGAAGATGAAAATGGCATTAATGAGTTAGCGCCTTATGCCAATAAATACCTGAACTATTATGGTGAATCAAAGGCATTAGCTGAGCAGGCCATGCTTGCAGCAAACAGCCCTGCATTAAAAACCACCGCATTAAGACCTCACTTGATTTGGGGTCCCAATGATCCTCATCTAGTGCCGCGCGTCATTGAGCGCGCTCAAGCAGGCCGCTTAAAATTGGTGGGCAAGCAAGACAAATTAGTTGACACCATTTATGTCGATAATGCTGCTTATGCACATATTTTGGCTGGGCTAGATTTAGTTTCTGTGGGTAAATCTGCTGGAAAAGCGTATTTTTTAAGTAATGATGAGCCCATTACTATGGCAAACATGCTCAATAAAATTCTGGCTTGCGTTGATTTACCGCCAGTCACTAAACGGGTTCCTGCCGCCGTAGCTTATGCCGTTGGCGCAACCTTAGAAACGATTTACAGTGCGCTGAATATCACTCGCGAGCCTATCATGACTCGGTTTGTGGCTAGACAACTTTCCACCAGTCACTACTTTGATATAGCCGCAGCCAAACAAGATTTGGGCTATCAGCCATTGGTTTCTATTGATGAGGGGATGAAGCGGTTACGTGAATCTTTAAGCTAA
- the oleC gene encoding olefin beta-lactone synthetase, whose amino-acid sequence MTQTSNNANLCQHLANAALHSPDLLAVAVQQAKSDSYQYQELTFAQLHQQSDRLAYTLNAVGIVKGMKAVLMVTPSLEFFSLTFALFKAGIIPILVDPGMGVKNLKQCFIESEPDVFIGIPKAHVARRLLGWGRGSVKHVINVGGGVVQRWLAGCHSIDQLLAQHPQFDRVAYPMEKLADDQMAAILFTSGSTGVPKGVVYSHKMFEAQISALKDDYGIQVGERDLATFPLFSLFGPALGMASIVPDMDASKPITANPKHLFAAIEQYQCSNMFVNPALLERLGQAGEQTQHKLVSIKRVISAGAPATISSIKRFSQMLNDDVEVLNSYGATESLPISKIGSSALFSTTEHTDNGGGICVGKAIEGVDISIIDITEQAITSWDDALQLTPNQIGEIVVKGPMVSQQYYQRPDATRVSKIADTQANTMRHRMGDVGYLDDHGLLWMCGRKAHRVDATHPAPLPQRYFSIPCERVFNTHPQVKRSALVAVTVNHQVVPLLCVELDKALVCSTSKALYQQLLNIAQKHEHTQGISRFLIHPDFPVDVRHNAKIFREKLAVWAQKTWKE is encoded by the coding sequence ATGACGCAAACCAGCAATAATGCCAATCTTTGTCAACACTTAGCCAATGCCGCATTGCATAGTCCAGACTTGCTTGCCGTTGCAGTGCAGCAAGCTAAAAGTGACAGTTACCAATATCAAGAGTTAACCTTTGCCCAGTTGCATCAACAATCAGATAGACTTGCCTATACCCTTAATGCTGTCGGCATTGTAAAAGGCATGAAAGCAGTCTTAATGGTGACGCCTAGCCTTGAGTTTTTTAGTTTAACTTTTGCGTTATTTAAAGCTGGTATTATTCCCATTTTAGTTGACCCTGGCATGGGGGTTAAAAACCTCAAGCAGTGTTTTATTGAATCTGAACCTGATGTATTTATTGGGATCCCTAAGGCACATGTCGCCCGCAGACTTTTAGGTTGGGGGCGAGGCAGCGTAAAACATGTTATCAATGTTGGTGGCGGTGTCGTGCAGCGCTGGCTAGCGGGTTGCCACAGTATTGATCAATTACTTGCCCAGCATCCACAATTTGACCGTGTAGCTTACCCCATGGAAAAACTCGCTGACGATCAAATGGCAGCGATTCTGTTTACCAGCGGCAGTACCGGAGTTCCTAAAGGCGTGGTGTATAGCCATAAAATGTTCGAAGCGCAAATAAGTGCATTAAAAGACGATTACGGCATTCAAGTTGGCGAGCGAGATTTAGCGACCTTTCCGCTGTTTTCGTTATTTGGCCCCGCCTTGGGCATGGCATCTATTGTGCCAGATATGGATGCCAGCAAGCCTATTACAGCCAATCCCAAACACTTATTTGCTGCTATCGAGCAATATCAATGCAGTAATATGTTTGTCAATCCGGCCTTGTTAGAACGTTTGGGACAGGCTGGTGAGCAAACTCAGCATAAGTTAGTTTCGATAAAACGGGTGATTTCTGCCGGTGCACCAGCCACCATTTCATCAATAAAACGCTTTAGTCAGATGTTAAATGATGATGTTGAAGTACTTAACTCCTATGGCGCGACAGAGTCATTGCCGATCAGTAAAATTGGCAGCAGCGCATTATTTAGTACCACTGAACATACTGATAATGGCGGCGGTATTTGCGTTGGTAAAGCAATTGAAGGGGTTGATATCAGTATTATCGACATTACTGAACAGGCGATTACATCTTGGGATGACGCCTTGCAGCTTACTCCGAACCAGATAGGTGAGATAGTGGTAAAAGGCCCGATGGTCAGCCAGCAATATTACCAGCGTCCTGATGCAACTAGGGTATCTAAAATTGCTGATACACAAGCTAATACGATGCGACACCGTATGGGGGATGTGGGTTATTTAGATGATCATGGCTTATTGTGGATGTGTGGTCGTAAAGCACATCGAGTGGATGCAACTCATCCCGCCCCTTTGCCACAACGCTATTTTTCAATCCCTTGTGAGCGGGTGTTTAATACTCATCCACAAGTTAAGCGTTCAGCATTAGTGGCAGTGACGGTCAATCATCAAGTGGTGCCTTTATTGTGTGTTGAACTTGATAAAGCGCTGGTGTGTTCAACATCTAAAGCGCTTTATCAACAGTTACTGAATATAGCCCAAAAGCATGAGCATACCCAAGGGATAAGCCGATTTTTAATTCACCCTGATTTTCCGGTAGATGTGAGGCACAACGCCAAAATCTTCCGTGAAAAGCTGGCGGTTTGGGCACAAAAAACGTGGAAAGAATAA